In Candidatus Desulforudis audaxviator MP104C, a genomic segment contains:
- the cas2 gene encoding CRISPR-associated endonuclease Cas2, which yields MKTLVSYDIVEDKVRRKVFEACKDYGLTNVQYSLFFGDMTHNRREELFQRLRRIIGRQEGKVLICPVCDKDLRLSKAIEVSAGMPEEAAEAAVSYPGRSRKKARAG from the coding sequence GTGAAGACGCTGGTGTCCTACGATATCGTGGAAGACAAGGTCCGGCGCAAGGTGTTTGAGGCCTGCAAAGATTACGGCCTGACGAACGTGCAGTACTCGCTTTTCTTCGGCGATATGACCCATAACCGCCGCGAAGAACTGTTTCAGCGGCTCCGGAGGATTATCGGGCGCCAGGAGGGGAAGGTGCTGATCTGCCCAGTCTGTGACAAGGACCTGCGCCTTTCGAAGGCCATTGAGGTGTCCGCAGGGATGCCTGAAGAGGCCGCGGAGGCCGCCGTGTCGTACCCCGGACGAAGCCGAAAGAAGGCACGGGCCGGATGA
- the cas7i gene encoding type I-B CRISPR-associated protein Cas7/Cst2/DevR, with amino-acid sequence MAFLAGLLVLDAPASALNNAGADAGARTDNTIAVKKIRTPQGVLPYVSAQAFRYWLRTGLETSGGDWVAAPVFREGKIAYTDANPVRNWDDDLFGYMRAPSKKTDAVKAKETTPLEKDREITRVSPFRVGTFVAIAPSPIVSDFGTMTRQDGDPVPHEHEFYRAHLRGLFSLDLTCAGTFFDSERVGYKNLDTYRREEAQNEGCREVKVRKQMALRLPIEKRCQRVSTLVRALAELSGGAKQALHYTDLVPAIVFLAVVKNGNNPFYRALRASKTHQTEFDREAFAEILRVYKEDFLSDIHIGWAKGFLDEERQALQDAIVAAASSLTIHLQHPREAIQAMADKLADSDNEAWYE; translated from the coding sequence ATGGCTTTTCTGGCAGGACTGTTGGTTTTGGATGCTCCGGCCTCCGCCCTGAATAACGCTGGAGCTGATGCCGGAGCCCGAACGGACAACACTATCGCCGTGAAAAAAATCAGAACACCACAGGGTGTACTTCCGTACGTATCAGCGCAGGCCTTTCGGTATTGGCTGCGCACCGGACTGGAAACCTCGGGTGGTGATTGGGTAGCGGCACCCGTATTTCGTGAAGGTAAAATAGCCTACACCGATGCAAACCCCGTTAGGAATTGGGACGACGATCTTTTTGGTTACATGCGTGCCCCTTCCAAAAAAACTGATGCAGTAAAGGCCAAGGAGACAACTCCGTTGGAGAAAGACCGGGAGATCACCCGTGTTTCACCATTCCGGGTGGGGACTTTTGTGGCCATTGCTCCGTCTCCAATTGTGTCTGATTTTGGGACTATGACCCGCCAGGATGGCGATCCCGTACCGCACGAGCACGAGTTTTACCGTGCTCATCTCCGGGGCTTGTTTTCTCTTGACCTTACCTGCGCCGGGACTTTCTTTGACAGTGAGCGGGTAGGTTATAAGAATCTTGATACCTACCGGCGGGAAGAGGCGCAGAACGAAGGCTGCCGGGAGGTCAAAGTTCGCAAGCAAATGGCATTGCGTTTACCAATTGAAAAACGCTGCCAGCGCGTGTCTACTCTAGTTAGAGCGTTAGCTGAACTGAGCGGCGGAGCGAAGCAGGCCCTTCATTACACGGATTTGGTTCCGGCTATTGTTTTCCTCGCCGTGGTGAAGAACGGCAACAATCCTTTCTATCGGGCGTTGAGGGCTTCAAAAACCCATCAGACCGAATTTGACCGGGAAGCATTTGCCGAGATTCTAAGGGTTTACAAGGAAGACTTCTTGTCCGACATCCATATAGGGTGGGCCAAGGGTTTTCTGGACGAAGAGCGTCAAGCCTTACAGGACGCCATTGTTGCCGCAGCTAGCAGTCTGACGATTCATTTGCAGCATCCTCGGGAAGCGATCCAAGCGATGGCTGACAAGTTGGCCGACTCTGATAATGAGGCCTGGTACGAATGA
- the cas1 gene encoding CRISPR-associated endonuclease Cas1 yields the protein MHLVVSDYGCALGKKSERLLVRQKGEVLSETPFYDIKQITISGRGVSLSTDVIQECLEHGIQINFISFSGKPYAKLAAPNLTGTVLTRREQLKAYDDRRGVILAKAFVEGKLKNQVNVLKYFAKYRRSADTEKYAEIYRKIEEIDRIRSQLATLDAARIDDLRGQLFAIEGRGAHHYWDALGLIIGDRIEFPGRERRGATDPVNSALNYGYGILYSQVEGAVLLAGLDSFGGFLHTDRPGKPSMVLDLVEEFRAVTVDRVVVAMVTKGPGIEMDGDKLTDETERSWAGGSWNAWKAKRASRARNTS from the coding sequence ATGCATCTTGTCGTTTCGGACTACGGATGTGCGCTGGGGAAAAAGAGCGAGCGGCTGTTGGTGCGGCAAAAGGGAGAAGTGTTGAGTGAGACCCCGTTTTACGACATAAAACAGATCACCATTTCCGGCCGCGGGGTTTCTCTTTCCACGGATGTGATTCAGGAATGCCTGGAGCATGGCATCCAGATCAACTTCATATCCTTCTCCGGCAAACCGTACGCCAAACTGGCGGCGCCGAACCTGACCGGCACGGTGCTCACCCGGCGGGAACAGTTGAAGGCCTACGACGACCGGCGGGGCGTAATCCTGGCGAAGGCATTTGTCGAGGGGAAGCTGAAGAACCAGGTCAACGTGCTCAAGTATTTCGCCAAGTACCGGCGCAGCGCCGACACGGAAAAGTATGCGGAGATCTACCGGAAGATCGAGGAGATCGATCGGATTCGCAGCCAGCTGGCAACTCTGGATGCCGCGCGGATTGACGATCTGCGGGGGCAGTTGTTCGCGATCGAGGGACGGGGGGCGCATCACTACTGGGACGCCCTGGGGCTGATCATCGGGGACCGCATCGAGTTCCCCGGCCGGGAACGCCGTGGGGCGACCGACCCCGTCAATTCGGCGCTCAATTACGGCTATGGCATTCTGTACTCCCAGGTGGAAGGGGCCGTCCTTCTGGCCGGTCTTGACTCCTTCGGCGGCTTCCTTCACACCGACCGCCCCGGCAAGCCATCCATGGTGCTGGATCTGGTGGAGGAGTTCCGGGCGGTGACCGTGGACCGGGTGGTCGTTGCGATGGTGACCAAAGGGCCCGGTATCGAAATGGATGGGGACAAGCTGACCGATGAAACAGAAAGGAGTTGGGCCGGCGGGTCTTGGAACGCCTGGAAGGCGAAGAGAGCTTCGAGGGCAAGAAACACAAGCTGA
- the cas4 gene encoding CRISPR-associated protein Cas4, producing MMLKVSDVKQFLYCPRVVYFTYVMPVHRKVTRKMEYGKEEHLEIERLERRRGFRSYDLSEGERRYRTKLCSERLGVEGVLDMHIVCGSGCFPVEFKNTSRHPGLNHKYQLVCYAMLLEEQYGKPVRHGFLYLIPGKRVHVVEITPNARTFVRKTLDQIKMMIARESFPPAPRRPARCFECEYRNYCADVV from the coding sequence ATGATGCTGAAAGTCAGTGACGTAAAGCAGTTTCTCTACTGCCCGCGGGTGGTTTACTTCACTTACGTGATGCCGGTGCATCGGAAAGTGACGCGCAAGATGGAATACGGCAAGGAGGAACACCTGGAGATAGAAAGGCTGGAAAGGCGCCGCGGATTCCGCAGCTATGATCTGTCCGAAGGGGAGCGGCGCTACCGGACCAAGCTGTGCTCCGAGCGCCTGGGCGTGGAGGGTGTGCTGGACATGCACATTGTGTGCGGCTCCGGCTGTTTTCCGGTGGAGTTCAAGAACACCTCCCGTCACCCGGGGCTGAATCACAAGTACCAGCTTGTCTGCTACGCGATGCTTCTTGAGGAACAGTACGGAAAACCGGTGCGGCACGGCTTCCTGTACCTGATACCGGGGAAGCGGGTGCACGTGGTAGAGATAACGCCGAACGCCCGGACGTTCGTGCGAAAAACGCTAGACCAGATCAAGATGATGATCGCCCGCGAGAGCTTTCCCCCGGCCCCCAGGAGACCGGCGCGCTGTTTCGAGTGCGAATACCGCAACTACTGTGCGGACGTGGTTTAG
- the cas5 gene encoding CRISPR-associated protein Cas5 has protein sequence MRVAKVHIEAPIASFRYPHFLIGRQTSFDMPPPSTIYGHIASAVGEWFNPATVKFAYQFSFQAKGSDLEHQHVITKGGQTFKWGERKYPVSTQAVVQPHLRDFLFGCRLTLYLYPPDLAEAFRNPVFCVILGRSQDLASITSVEVIELEKAKGAYLEQTLLPFAMRPLLGRGVTVLMPRYIEPPPGREPHFGRYIMLFDLVYAGEVPHTNRLLQHKDRAPEGWLVDPYSPAKHEGARRGLVFHSFVGDEDSVARF, from the coding sequence ATGAGAGTGGCTAAAGTGCATATTGAAGCACCTATCGCCTCGTTTCGCTACCCTCATTTTTTGATCGGGCGGCAGACCAGTTTTGATATGCCGCCGCCCTCGACCATTTACGGTCATATTGCAAGCGCGGTGGGCGAATGGTTCAACCCAGCAACCGTTAAGTTTGCTTACCAATTTAGTTTTCAAGCTAAAGGGAGTGACTTGGAACACCAGCATGTGATCACCAAAGGCGGCCAAACTTTCAAATGGGGAGAAAGGAAATATCCTGTTTCCACTCAGGCTGTAGTTCAACCACATCTACGGGATTTTTTGTTCGGCTGCCGGTTGACCCTTTACCTCTACCCGCCAGATTTGGCCGAAGCTTTTCGCAATCCGGTGTTTTGCGTAATTCTAGGACGGTCTCAAGATCTGGCGAGCATTACCTCGGTTGAAGTGATTGAATTAGAGAAGGCAAAAGGAGCCTATTTGGAACAGACCTTGCTGCCGTTTGCCATGCGGCCACTGCTTGGACGCGGGGTGACCGTCCTCATGCCTCGCTACATTGAGCCACCTCCGGGCAGGGAACCGCATTTCGGTAGATACATCATGCTCTTTGATCTGGTTTACGCCGGAGAGGTTCCCCATACCAACCGGTTGCTTCAGCATAAAGATCGGGCACCGGAGGGATGGTTAGTAGACCCATATTCGCCCGCAAAACACGAAGGGGCGAGAAGGGGACTTGTTTTCCACTCGTTTGTCGGAGATGAAGATAGTGTTGCCAGATTTTGA
- a CDS encoding CRISPR-associated helicase/endonuclease Cas3, with the protein MLPDFDHIWAKSRVGKATSGETLVSHTQRVLANVVALHARMPELDQLSQMPRFWSRMALAAVLHDVGKCAGGFQKMLRGNGEFPFRHEVLSAAFLPWLLDNDPHQDLPWVAAGILSHHKDFSILERDFPPGCDWEEPPLSDSLEQVALDLDEEFFHLAPKMVLYGLLPLLKGCLLLASNERFILPASDGTFDRSTFPGFARRALDAYAQLVVRLRKEDARSSAALAGRFTRGVLILADHAGSAWQAFAKLESLASPAIMARVLDLPPPAKTGDEVYAHQTHASETPGCAVLVAPTGSGKTEAALLWAAANGRQTVGNPPLFYVLPYQASLNAMRSRLGERFGDDRVVLQHSRALQALYRQLLDRGYTPGEAKNQAEREINLGRLHVAPVRILTPYQLLRGAFQLRGHEAIWTDCAGGRIVFDEIHAYDPSRLGMILALLEHMVRDLTVNVLVMSATLPSILKEILNEKLNRPTPIIATTKAYEAFRRHRLCLKAADLLDEETILEIHQKARRGLAVMVVATTVQRAQQMWETLNAVSNGEIPVELLHGKFCSRDRFKKEQWLLQQVSTRNAGKRKNPLILVATQVVEVSLDVDFDVLFTDPAPLEALLQRFGRVNRGRRYRERDVIVLTEIPKGCPVYSKTLIEKALQQLVPLDGHMVDEAKIQLLLDAVYSGSVSDWWRDEVLKAAEAFKSEVLSNLYAFETDERLEEKFCEMFDGQEVLPMDLCDEYIRLNQEEPLHTQSLLVSVSNRQFWRLRKEHLLEKVDQHLWGVRVPYDSRFGLQLQRELLRETG; encoded by the coding sequence GTGTTGCCAGATTTTGATCATATTTGGGCCAAAAGCCGGGTTGGCAAGGCAACCAGTGGAGAGACGTTAGTCAGTCATACTCAACGGGTCCTTGCCAATGTTGTTGCTTTGCATGCGCGTATGCCGGAATTGGATCAGCTTTCTCAAATGCCGCGTTTCTGGTCGCGAATGGCCCTGGCAGCGGTTCTCCACGATGTCGGGAAATGTGCCGGTGGATTCCAGAAAATGCTCAGAGGCAATGGAGAGTTTCCATTCCGGCATGAAGTCCTTTCTGCCGCCTTTCTTCCTTGGCTTCTAGACAACGACCCGCATCAGGATCTGCCGTGGGTGGCTGCCGGGATTCTGTCTCATCACAAGGATTTTTCGATTCTTGAGCGGGATTTTCCTCCGGGTTGCGACTGGGAGGAGCCTCCACTGTCCGATTCTTTGGAGCAAGTGGCCCTGGATCTGGACGAAGAGTTTTTCCATCTTGCCCCGAAAATGGTCTTGTATGGCTTGTTGCCGTTACTAAAAGGGTGTTTGTTGTTGGCGTCGAATGAACGGTTCATCCTTCCGGCTTCAGATGGAACCTTTGATCGGTCAACCTTCCCGGGGTTTGCGCGGCGGGCATTGGACGCCTACGCTCAACTGGTCGTCCGCCTTCGCAAAGAGGATGCTCGTTCCTCAGCAGCCCTAGCCGGACGATTTACAAGGGGCGTGTTGATCTTGGCGGATCATGCGGGGTCAGCTTGGCAGGCATTTGCGAAGTTGGAGTCTCTTGCATCTCCAGCCATCATGGCAAGGGTGCTGGATTTGCCACCGCCTGCAAAGACTGGAGATGAGGTCTATGCCCATCAAACCCACGCCAGCGAGACGCCGGGGTGCGCTGTTCTGGTAGCCCCGACGGGGAGCGGCAAGACCGAGGCCGCTTTACTATGGGCCGCCGCAAACGGGCGACAAACCGTTGGAAACCCTCCGCTTTTCTATGTGCTTCCTTACCAGGCTAGCCTGAATGCGATGCGTAGTCGCTTGGGCGAGCGCTTCGGTGACGACCGGGTGGTGTTGCAGCATTCCCGTGCCTTGCAGGCCCTTTACCGGCAGTTATTGGACCGTGGTTACACTCCGGGAGAAGCAAAGAACCAGGCTGAGCGAGAGATCAATCTCGGAAGGTTGCATGTTGCCCCGGTGCGTATTCTTACCCCATACCAGCTTCTGCGTGGTGCATTCCAGCTTCGCGGCCATGAGGCTATCTGGACTGATTGTGCAGGAGGTCGCATAGTCTTTGATGAAATCCACGCTTACGATCCTAGCCGACTGGGAATGATTTTGGCGCTCCTAGAGCATATGGTTCGAGATTTGACGGTAAACGTGCTGGTAATGTCCGCCACTTTGCCTTCAATCCTTAAAGAGATTCTAAATGAAAAACTCAACCGACCTACACCGATTATAGCCACGACGAAAGCATATGAGGCGTTTCGCCGCCACCGTTTATGCTTGAAAGCGGCAGATTTGCTGGATGAAGAGACAATACTGGAGATTCATCAGAAGGCGAGAAGAGGTTTGGCTGTTATGGTCGTAGCTACTACTGTTCAGCGTGCACAGCAAATGTGGGAGACGTTGAATGCTGTTTCGAATGGTGAAATCCCGGTGGAACTGCTCCACGGCAAGTTTTGTTCCCGGGACCGCTTTAAGAAAGAGCAGTGGTTGTTGCAGCAGGTCTCCACGAGAAATGCCGGGAAACGGAAGAACCCATTAATTCTGGTGGCTACCCAGGTGGTGGAGGTTAGTCTAGATGTGGATTTTGATGTCTTGTTTACCGATCCAGCGCCCTTGGAGGCGTTGTTGCAGCGTTTCGGACGGGTCAATCGCGGTCGCCGGTACCGGGAACGGGACGTGATTGTTTTAACCGAGATTCCGAAAGGCTGTCCGGTTTATTCGAAAACCCTCATTGAAAAGGCCTTGCAGCAATTGGTGCCGCTGGATGGGCATATGGTGGATGAAGCCAAAATCCAACTTCTGTTGGATGCCGTATACAGCGGTTCGGTCTCCGATTGGTGGAGAGATGAGGTACTGAAGGCCGCAGAAGCATTTAAGTCCGAGGTCTTGTCCAATCTGTATGCTTTTGAGACTGACGAACGGTTGGAAGAAAAATTCTGTGAAATGTTTGATGGACAAGAAGTTCTACCAATGGATCTATGCGATGAATACATCCGGCTCAATCAGGAGGAACCCTTACATACGCAGTCGCTGTTAGTCTCCGTGAGTAATAGGCAGTTTTGGCGATTGCGGAAGGAACATCTGCTCGAAAAAGTGGACCAGCATTTATGGGGGGTCCGTGTTCCCTATGATTCCCGCTTTGGGCTTCAATTGCAGCGGGAGTTGCTGCGTGAGACTGGATAA
- the cas4a gene encoding type I-A CRISPR-associated protein Cas4/Csa1, whose translation MYFLTEEEKKHLLKGLLPRSRELGIAEELRGWNWPAPPLQPVYDTVLALYEVANSYCPTNRDLYLRRVRRVFPAPSAAMVQGRVLHAALVHVLVSAKRLIYSVGVAQYQTICRELQELGPVNVESELQALAPEDAADLKRKVAIVTEFEKARIISRIQEILFKQPYIGEDSLAVLAIPVIVEQKLDGSFLGLSPNLSTDAFTVCEPMIVDLKFGERRDFHRLTTTGYALVMESLYEFPVNIGCLVYGSFRGDRLIINKDLHIIDDELRQWFIESRDEKARMVYEEIDPGFPAECYQGCHCYAACHG comes from the coding sequence GTGTACTTTCTTACCGAGGAAGAAAAGAAGCACCTGCTGAAAGGACTGCTGCCCCGATCCCGGGAACTGGGAATTGCCGAAGAGCTTAGGGGATGGAATTGGCCCGCGCCGCCGTTACAGCCGGTGTACGATACAGTACTGGCCCTGTATGAGGTAGCCAACTCGTATTGCCCCACCAACCGGGATCTGTACTTGCGGCGGGTGCGGCGGGTGTTTCCGGCTCCGAGTGCAGCCATGGTCCAAGGGCGAGTGCTGCACGCTGCGTTGGTCCACGTGCTGGTGTCCGCCAAGAGGCTGATATACTCGGTTGGGGTTGCACAGTACCAGACCATATGCCGTGAGCTGCAGGAATTGGGGCCGGTCAATGTCGAATCCGAGTTGCAGGCGCTGGCACCTGAGGACGCCGCGGACCTGAAACGCAAGGTGGCCATCGTGACCGAATTTGAGAAAGCGCGGATCATATCGCGCATTCAGGAGATTCTGTTTAAACAACCCTACATAGGCGAAGATTCACTGGCCGTCCTGGCGATACCGGTGATTGTGGAGCAGAAGTTGGACGGTTCCTTCTTGGGCCTCAGCCCAAACCTCAGCACGGACGCGTTTACGGTTTGCGAGCCGATGATTGTCGATCTGAAGTTCGGAGAGCGGCGGGACTTTCACCGATTGACTACCACCGGCTATGCCCTCGTAATGGAATCCCTTTATGAATTCCCGGTCAACATCGGCTGTCTGGTTTACGGCAGTTTCCGGGGTGACCGGCTCATCATCAACAAGGACTTGCACATAATTGATGACGAACTCCGCCAGTGGTTTATCGAATCGCGGGATGAAAAAGCCCGCATGGTTTACGAAGAGATTGATCCCGGTTTTCCAGCGGAATGTTATCAGGGTTGTCATTGTTATGCAGCCTGCCATGGGTAG
- a CDS encoding helix-turn-helix transcriptional regulator, which yields MGKDPKKAFGNRNRSALGRIYHIDALVRVRTFPSVARLVEEFETSRRTIERDLEYLRDQLNAPLKYDRTRGGYYYARDFQLPPFTLSEGEVLALFLGSKLLSQYRGTPFEKLITDAFEKICLAMPETVSLDFSLVNQTISFAVERPRGDEQHLLHLQELLGRALRERCTVDLDYYSASRDADTSRRVDPYHLRHHQGAWYLIGHCHFRNEVRMFALDRITNLRVTDAHFTPDPAFDINAYLGDSLALERGGELEEVRIRFDSFQARYIRERQWHPSQEIEEHPDGSLTLILRVRGLGEVKRWVMSFGSRAEVLAPARLHEDVAAEVKRMGEVYAKR from the coding sequence ATGGGCAAAGACCCGAAAAAGGCCTTCGGGAACCGTAATCGCTCGGCTCTGGGGCGTATTTACCATATCGACGCCTTGGTGCGCGTCCGTACGTTTCCCAGCGTTGCCCGGTTGGTTGAGGAATTTGAGACCAGCCGGCGCACCATCGAGCGCGACCTTGAGTACCTGCGCGACCAACTGAACGCTCCCCTGAAGTACGACCGGACGCGGGGCGGTTACTATTACGCGCGCGACTTTCAACTGCCGCCCTTCACCCTGTCTGAAGGCGAAGTGCTCGCCCTGTTTCTGGGAAGTAAACTCCTCTCCCAGTACCGGGGGACGCCCTTCGAAAAACTGATCACGGACGCCTTCGAAAAGATCTGCCTGGCAATGCCCGAAACGGTTTCCCTGGATTTCTCTCTGGTCAACCAGACCATCTCCTTTGCCGTGGAGCGGCCCCGGGGCGACGAGCAACACTTGCTGCACTTGCAGGAACTGCTGGGCCGGGCCCTGCGCGAACGGTGCACCGTGGATCTGGATTATTACTCCGCCAGCCGGGACGCCGACACCTCCCGCCGGGTAGACCCCTACCACCTGCGCCACCACCAGGGGGCGTGGTACCTCATCGGCCACTGCCATTTCCGGAACGAAGTGCGCATGTTCGCCCTCGACCGGATCACCAACCTCCGGGTGACGGACGCCCACTTCACGCCCGACCCGGCCTTCGACATCAACGCCTACCTGGGGGACAGCCTCGCCCTCGAACGCGGCGGGGAACTGGAAGAGGTCCGCATCCGCTTCGACTCCTTCCAAGCCCGGTACATCCGCGAACGCCAGTGGCATCCCAGTCAAGAGATCGAAGAACACCCGGACGGCTCACTGACCCTCATCCTTCGGGTGCGCGGCCTAGGCGAGGTGAAACGGTGGGTGATGAGCTTCGGTTCCCGGGCCGAGGTTTTGGCCCCGGCCCGCCTACATGAAGATGTTGCGGCGGAGGTGAAGAGGATGGGAGAGGTATATGCTAAAAGATAG
- the cas6 gene encoding CRISPR system precrRNA processing endoribonuclease RAMP protein Cas6: MNQSLNELSTSGLSNLRIARYRVELEAGADGLILPRYKGSTLRGGFGRVFRRICCAQRQDECHGCLLRESCPFAYVFETAPPAGAQALRNLENIPRPFVIEPPLETQQEYKPGEKLSFHLVLVGKGIKFLPYFIVSLDELGRVGIGKGRRPYLLRTVNFVGLDGVEKTIFCASDRTVRDPGTSLSGAEIMSQTTPNAANDRLQIRLLTMTRLKHHDRFVTALPFHVLLRGLLRRISSLMYFHQGEELDVDFTGLIERAERVRTLSEDTRWVDWDRYSGRRDARITMGGLVGKVIYTGDAAEFRPLLKIGEYVHVGKGAVFGMGKYRIESIE, translated from the coding sequence ATGAATCAGAGCCTTAACGAACTCTCCACTTCCGGTCTCTCCAATCTTCGCATCGCCCGTTACCGGGTTGAACTGGAAGCGGGTGCTGATGGACTGATTCTACCTCGCTACAAGGGTTCCACCCTACGTGGGGGGTTCGGACGTGTCTTCCGCCGAATATGCTGCGCCCAAAGGCAGGACGAATGTCACGGCTGCCTGCTCCGGGAGTCCTGCCCGTTCGCCTACGTATTTGAGACTGCGCCGCCTGCCGGCGCGCAGGCCCTGCGGAACCTGGAGAACATTCCGCGCCCCTTTGTTATTGAACCACCCTTGGAAACCCAACAGGAATACAAACCCGGAGAGAAACTGTCCTTTCACCTGGTGCTCGTCGGGAAGGGCATCAAGTTCCTTCCTTACTTCATCGTCAGCCTCGATGAACTGGGGCGTGTCGGCATCGGCAAGGGAAGACGTCCCTACCTGCTGCGCACGGTGAACTTCGTCGGGCTGGATGGGGTCGAGAAAACCATTTTCTGCGCCTCCGACCGTACCGTGCGTGATCCCGGGACCTCGTTGAGCGGGGCCGAAATCATGAGCCAGACCACCCCCAATGCTGCGAATGACCGTCTGCAAATAAGGTTACTGACCATGACCCGGCTGAAACACCATGACCGGTTCGTGACCGCGCTTCCGTTTCACGTGTTGCTCCGCGGACTGCTGCGCCGGATCTCATCCTTGATGTACTTCCACCAGGGAGAAGAACTGGACGTTGACTTTACGGGCCTTATCGAGCGCGCCGAGCGAGTCCGCACCCTGTCCGAAGACACGCGCTGGGTGGATTGGGACCGGTATTCCGGCCGCCGTGACGCCCGCATCACCATGGGCGGCCTGGTCGGCAAGGTGATCTACACCGGAGATGCGGCCGAGTTCCGGCCCCTGCTGAAAATCGGCGAATACGTTCACGTCGGCAAGGGCGCCGTCTTCGGAATGGGGAAGTACCGGATCGAGAGCATAGAATAA